CCGTCATTCTGTTTGACTGGGGAATTCGCGAGGCTGGTGCGAGAATCATGCTTCGGGACATTGTCAGGGCCGGTGCGGACGTGATTCTGCTGGTGGCCAATGCTTCGGAGGGCAAGGTCTTCTGCACGGCCATGCAGGATCTGCCGTTGGCCGAACGGTTGCCCATCATCAGTCACTGGGGAATAACCGGTGGAGATTTTCCCGAGGTTGTCGGGCCGTTTATGCGAAAGAAGCTTGATCTGGAGTTTCTGCAAACCCGATTCTCCTTTCTGGACATGGGAAGCAGGGAATTTCCCAACAAGGTGTTCAGGGAGGCCTCGGCATTGTTCCCGGACTGGCAGGCTCCGGAAGATATCGATGCGCCAGCGGGATTTGTGCACGCCTATGATCTGACCCGGATTCTCATGGCCGCCGCCCAACTGGCCGGACCGGAAGGGGATGCGGCTTCGATTCGTGCGCGGATTCGGCAGGCGCTGGCCAATCTCGATCCTCCTGTGCAGGGGCTTGTCAAAACGTATGAACGGCCTTTCCGGCCTTATTCCGAAGTTGATCCCGATGCGCATGAGGCCTTGGGGAGCGAGAATTTGACCTTTGGAAAATACGGGGAACGCGGTGAGATCATCCTTGTTCGATAGCAACGGAGCCTCGGGAGCGGCAAAAATGCGACATGAGGCAAAGCAGACCTCGATTTCCCGACTTTTCATGGGATTTCTGGCCCTGCTTTTCGTGCTTCAGATGGCAATCGGAATCTTCGTCATCACGCATTTCATTGGCGGGGAAATGTCCGCCATGCTCATGGGGCATGTGCAGAGCCAGTTGCGCAGCCATCAGGTCTCTCTGGAAAATTATGTGCGCGACCGGCTGCTGCTGCTCAGGGATTATGCCGCGATGCCTGCCCTTGTGGCGGGAAGCATGCAGCCAGCGGCAAATATGGCCAGTACCGTTGATTTCATGGAGAACCTTTCCTTTCTGGATGAATCGGCGCTGTTCTGTCTGCAGGATTTTGCCGGGGTTTCGATCCATGCTTCACTTGGCGTTCCCATGTTGCATCTTCCCGAAGGGCCGGAGCTGGCATCTCTGATCGAAGGGGATATGGAGTCCCTTGTCAGCATGGTTCAGGTGGAACAAGGCGGGCAGGAACAGGCGTTCTGGCGGTTCAGCGTGCCCGTGAAATATCAGGGCATGCCCGAAGGTGTCCTTTCCGCCTTTGTCAGGGTGACGCTGGCCCCCTTTCTTGCCGAAGACAATCAGGACCAGCGACTCGCCATTCTCGGGCAGGAACGGGAAGTCGTCTCGGTCGGAGTCGTGTCCCCGCCGGTCATACGGTTGCGGGCCGAAACCGGGTATCCGGGGATTTCCCTGGTTCAGGAGGTCAGCAGAAGCAAGGTGGAAAAGCGTCTTTCCTATCTGCTGGGCGCGTTGATAGTGGCTCTGGTGGTGGGGGCTGCCCTGTTCATGCTCGGCATTCATCTTGTGAGCAGGAAGTTCTTTCTGATTCCGCATGCCCGGCTTCAGACCCTGACGGATGAGCTGGAAAGGGAAGTGCAAATACGCACTGCGGACTTGCAGGAAAAAACGCAACAGTTGTCTCTGGAAATTCAGGACCGCCGTGATGCGGAACTTCTGGCGCGGGAAACCGGGCAACTGCTCTCTGCTCTTCTCGAGGGCATTGGCGCCGCCTTTTTCATAGTTGAGCCCCATCAAGGGAAAATCGTACGTTCCAACAGCGTTGTCAGGAACATGTTCGGCATTTCTCCCAATGATCTGCCGGGGGATAGTGACATTCATGTCTATGCCGATCAGCTTGACATGGAGAGTGACTTGTTTTGCCCCAACTGCATTGAAGAAAGGTATTCGGAAAGTTCGGCCCGGCATGTGGATGGGCACAGCTTTTCCGTTGCCAGATACCTCGTGCCCATGGAGATACAGGAAAAACCTCATTGGGGAATTCTGCTGCTGGATATTACGGAACGGAAGAACCTCGAGCGCAGGCTCGGCATAGCCCAGAAGCTTGAATCGCTTGGAGAGCTGGCCTCGGGCGTCGCACACGAGATCAATACCCCCATTCAGTACGTCGGCGACAGCGTGCGTTTTGTCGAGGAGGCGTTCGAGGACGTGCTGGGCATCATGAAAGCCTATGATTCCCTTGTCCGTGAATGCGTGAAGGACGAGGTCTGTCAGACTTCCCTGACGAAAATCGCTTCGCTTGCCGAGGAGGCCGATCTGGAATTCATCATGACCGAAGTCCCCAAGGCCTGTGGCAGGGCCCTGGAAGGAACGGACAGGGTCGCCACCATTGTCCGGGCCCTGAAGAATTTCGCACATCCCGGGGATGGGGGCAGGAAGGCCGTGGACATCAATCAGGCACTGGAAAACACGATCCTCGTGGCCAAGAACGAATGGAAATATGTTGCAGAAATCGAGAAGGATTTTGGCGATCTCCCTCTGGTGACCTGTCTGGCGGGGGATGTGAATCAGGTGTTTCTGAACATTCTGGTCAACGCGGCTCATGCCATTGAGGACGTGGTGGGCAATTCCGGTGAAAAAGGGAAAAATAACGATATCCACGCGAGTGGACGGAGATGATGTCGTGGTGGGCATACGTGACACGGGTACCGGTATCGCGCCGGAGAATCGGACCAAGGTCTTTGATCCGTTTTTCACCACCAAGGAGGTGGGCAAGGGATCGGGGCAGGGGTTGGCCATTGCCCACGACATTGTCGTGGAGCGTCATGGCGGAACTCTCGACTTGGAAACCGAAGTGGGAAAGGGAACAGCGTTCATCATCAGGCTGCCTGTCATGGGCGAAAATCGGGGTGGCGAATCATGAAGCGAAGAATACTGTTTGTGGATGATGAACAGAGTGTGCTGGACGGGTTCAGGGTCATGCTGCATTCCCAGAGACGGGAATGGAGGTGCGCTTTCGCCCTGAGCGGGGAGCAGGGGCTGTCAATGATCCGGGAAGCTCCGTTCGACGTGGTGATTGCGGACATGCGCATGCCGGGAATGGACGGGGCCGATTTTCTCAAGGAAGTGGAAAGGCTTCAGCCCGCAACCATCCGCATGATTCTTTCCGGTTATTCCGACATGCAGCTTCTGCTGAAGTCCGCGCGTCACGCTCACCAGTTTCTGAGCAAGCCGTGCAGTTCCGAAAAACTGATCAGCGCGATTCGACGTGTGACGGGGTTGAGTCCGATTCTGAACAACGAGGCTGTACGGTCCATCGTCACCGGGCTCAATGCCTTGCCCGTCATTCCGGATTTGTACATCAGGATCACCCAGGAACTGGAACGTCCGGAGCCGGACTTGAAACGCATTGCCGAGTTGGTACAGCGCGATGTCGGCATGACCGCCACGCTGATGAAGGTCGTGAATTCCTCCTTTTTCGGTTTTTACCGGAAGATCAAGGACCCGGCTCATGCCGTGACTTTGCTAGGAATTGACGCACTCAAGGGGCTTGTGCTGGGGGCTCACCTGCTGAGCAAGCTGGATACGTCCTCATTCAAGGGATATTCCGTTGAAAAGCTGTGGGAGCACTGCCTGCAGACCGGGTATTTTGCCAAGACCATTGCTTCGGGAGAAGGGCGGGACAGGCAATTCGTCGAGGATTGCTTCATCGCCGGTATCCTGCACGATGTGGGGAAACTGGTGCTCGTGACCCAGATGGACGGTTTCTACAAACCCGTGGTGGAGTCCGTGCGACAGGAGGGTGGCCCTGTGGTCGTACATGAACGACGCAGGCTTGGTGTCAGCCATGCCGAGGTGGGAGCCTATCTTCTGGGGTTGTGGGGGTTCAAGCAAAGCGTTGTTGAAGGTGTCTTCGGACACCACGGCGCCATTCAGGACAGGGGATCGTTGACAGAGGCTCTGGTCGTGCATGTCGCCAACGCACTGCAGCATGAACTTGGCCCGGCGAATTCCGGCTATGTGTTTGAACAGGTGCATTCCGATTGGCTGGAAGCCGCGAATACTGGCGACAAGCTGGAAAAGTGGCGGGAAGCCTGCATAAGGTATGGAGAGTCGATGTGAGAAAAGGGCAACGGATTCTTTTCGTGGATGACGAGCAGAACATTCTGGATACCTACCGCTCTTCCTTGAGAAAACGTTTTGTTGTCGACGTCGCCCCTGGCCCCAATTTGGGGCTGGAAAAAGTGCGGGAAAGCGGCCCTTATGCCGTCGTGGTTTCCGATCTCAAGATGCCCGGCATGGATGGCATCACCTTTTTGCGCAAGGTGCAGGATGTTGCTCCGGACACGGTGCGGGTGATGCTCACTGGACATGCCGATCTCGGTTCCGCGATTTCTGCGGTCAACGAAGGGGCTGTTTTTCGTTTTCTGACAAAACCGATACCTCTGGACGAAATGATTCGCACCCTGGAAAGCGCTGTCGGGCAGTATTCCTTGGTGGTGGCCGAGCGCGAATTGCTTCGCGGTACCTTGAGAGGATGCATCAAGGTGCTCACCGATATTTTGAGTCTGGTCAATCCCGAGGCGTTCGGAAGAAGTGAACGTGTGCGTCGTTATGCCGGGTATGTTGCGCAGCATCTGCATCTGAAACATGGGCTCTTTCTTGATTTGGCAGCCATGCTTTGCCAACTGGGGTGCGTGACCCTGACGGATACTGTCCTGCACAAGGCGTATCGGGGGGATGTCATGTCTCCTGAGGAGGAAAAGATGTTCAGGATGCATCCCGCCATAACAGCCGACATGTTGGCAAATATCCCCCGCATGGAGCGGATTTCCCGGATCATTCAGCAGCAGGACGATGCCCTGGTCGACAACCCCACCATGCCGGTGGAAGCCAGAATCCTGAAAATATGTCTGGATTACGACAGCCTGCGGCAAAGGGGGCTTAACAAGCGTGACGCCATAGATGTCTTGCGGCGTCGGGAAGGAGTGTACGATCTCAAGATTGTGGACGTACTGGAGCGGGGCACCGCCGGGGAGGATGGTTTCGTGCGGCGTGAGCTTGCGCTTGCCGAATTGCGTCCGGGCATGATTCTGGATGACCCCCTGTGGAGCGTTGACGAGGTGCATCTGATGGCGGAAGGCACGGAATTGACGGAAACCGCGCTTATTCGCATCCAGAATTTCATGAAGGCCAAACGGTTGCCCACGAAAATTCGGGTTCTGCTCCCTCCCTCTCGGGGGAGAGGCCTGAGTTGGAAAGGGCTTCATGAGGCTCTCGGGGATTTTGATGGCTATGCCGTGGCTGTTTGAAAGAGCGCAACGAGCAGGTAGGTCAGGTAGCCTCCATAACAGAACAGCAGCACGGCGCCTTCAATGCGATTGATTCGACCTTGCCGTCCGAATCCGTAGCCAATGATGAAAAGTGAAATCGTCAATGCCGTCATGAACAGCATGTCCCGATGGACGATTTCACGTTCAACAGGCGTGGGGTGGATCAATCCCGCAATCCCCACGACGGCCAGTGTGTTGAACAGGTTCGAACCGATCACGTTGCCGAGACATATGTCGTGTTCGCCCTTGCGCGCGGCAATGATGGATGACGCCAGCTCCGGCAATGACGTTCCGATTGCGACGATGGTCAGCCCGATGACCAGATCGCCTGCTCCGAATGCATGGGCGATTGTCACGGCTCCCCATACCAGAATTCGGGAACTGACAATCAGCAGAATCAGGCCGATGCAAAGTCGGAACAGGGCCTTTCGAATTGGAGCTGGACGTGCGTCGAGGCTTTGTTCCATTTCGTTGCCGAACGCGTCGTTTCTGTCTCGCAATCCGCTACGGATTGTCCAGATCAGCAACCCTCCGAAAACGAGAAGCAGCATGGCGGCGTCCATACGGGACAGGTTTCCGTCCCGGAGCATCCAGATGGCAAGCAGTGAAACAGCGGAAAGAACGGGAAGTTCCGTGCGCAGAATACGCGACTGTACGGCAATGGGGCTTACTATCGCCGTGATGCCGAGAATCAGGGCAATGTTGGTGATGTTGGAACCATAGGCATTGCCCAAGGCTATGCCCGGATTGCCTTGCAGCGAGGCCAGCGTCGAAACCACGATCTCCGGAGCCGAGGTCCCGAATCCCACGACAACCATGCCGATCAGAAGCGGCGGCATGCCGAAATGTCTGGCCGTGCCTGCTGCCCCGTCAACGAATTTGTCCGCGCTCCATAGCAGGAGCCAAAGACCGCACAAAACGGCAGAAATCGACAGAAACATGCGTTTGCCTCATTCTTCATGTTGATGCGAGGGCATTGCGGAATCAAGACCTGCAATGCCCAGGAACGACTCTGGCGAGGCTCTATGCCGAAGACGTTCTTCGGTCAACAGCAATATTGCGAAGTCGGAAAAAAGAAGCCCCTTTTCACATGGAAAAGGGGCTTTCGTGTCCTTGGTACCCGGAGCGGGAATCGAACCCGCACAGACCGAAGTCCGAGGGATTTTAAGTGTCGATTTTTGTCTTTTAATTGAATTTAATATTCTTGTAATAGACTTAAAAAGTTGAAGTTACTTCTTTAATGAAGCTTATTTGACATTCCCCATAATTGGGATATTCGAAGGTTGTTTATGGGGAATAGCATGGGGAATGGAGTTCTCCCCACATGATCAAGTCTTTCCTTGGGAGGTCGGTCGTGGCAGCCGTCAAACGTCACAAGACGCAATATCCGGGAGTGTTTTTCATTGAGTCGTCAGAATCTGCAACAGGCAAGCCGGAGCGTATCTACTACATTAGATACTACAAGAAAGGAAAGTCTGTCGAGGAGAAAGCTGGACGCCAACATAAGGACAACATGACTCCAGCAAAGGCAAGTCGGATTCGTGTGCTTCGGCTTTCCGGAAAGATGGACTCCAACAATGAACGACGGGACAAGCTGAGAAAGAAGCGTGAAAGACTTACCCTGAATCGGATATGGGAAGCCTTTTTTGACTACAAGCAAAGCAACAAGAGCATCAGGAGTGACCGCTATCGTTGGAACAGGCACTTGCGGGAGGATGTTGGAGACAAGTTGCCGGAAGAGGTGACGACTTCTGATGTCGATGCCATCCGCAAGAAACTGGAAGCGCGGGGGCTTGCTCCTGCAACGGTAAAGCAGGCTCTTGTCCTGTTGAAGCGTGTGCTCAATTTCGGGGCCAAGCGTGGGCTGTGTACGCCTGTGGATGTGGCCCGGATTTATTTCGATATGCCAAAGGTCAACAATATTCGGACAGAGGATTTGTCCGAAGAGCAGTTGGAGCGGCTGCTTGATGTGTTGCACCATGAGCCGGACCGGACGCCCGCCAACATCATGCTTTTGGCCTTGTTCACCGGGATGCGAAGAGGGGAGATATTCCGGCTTGAATGGGAGCATGTGGACTTCGAGCGAGGATTCATTTTCATCAAGGACCCGAAGGGAATGGTGGATCAGCATATCCCCATGAATTCCTCTGCCCGTGAGGTTCTGCTTGAGCAACTTGAAGTTCGCCGGAACGAGTACGTTTTCTATGGACGCACTTGCAAACCTATCCGGGACATGCGGATTCCATTTCGGAATATTTGCGACAAGGCGGGGTTGCCCAAGGATTTCCGTCCGATGCACGGGTTGCGGCATGTGTTTGCCTCGACTCTTGCCAGTTCCGGCAAGGTGGACATGTACACCCTGCAAAAGCTGCTTACCCACAAGAGTCCGCAAATGGTTCAGCGTTACGCCCATTTGCGGGATGAAGCTCTCATTGCTGCTTCCGAGTCCATAGGCGACCTGATGAAGCGGAAGAACTGATTCGATTTTATCTTGAAATTTTACCACAACGTGATAAATATTTTACCATGTACGCACGAAATATCACCCCGGAGTTGCTGGAAGCCCTTGAAGATTCGCCGGTTCTGTTCCTGCGTGGAGCACGGCAGGTGGGCAAGAGCACGTTGGCCAAGGAATTGCTGGCGGACAGATTCCCGGCCAAGTATGTCAGTCTGGACAACGCGACGGCCTTGGCTGCGGCGACGAGCGACCCCACGGGATTCATTGCGGGCCAGCCTCGGCCATTGATCATAGATGAGGTGCAGCGCGTTCCGGAACTGCTGTTGGCAATCAAGGAGGACGTGGACAACAATCGGCGTCCCGGCCAATTCCTGCTGACGGGATCGGCCAACCTGCTGACCCTGCCCATGGTGAACGAGTCTCTGGCCGGACGAATGGAGATTCAGACCTTGTGGCCGTTGTCTCACGCCGAACAGGTGGGGCGGAAAACGGATTTCGTGCATGCGCTGTTCAGCGGAAGCATTGCGGATTTCAAATCGGATGAGCCGTATGATCTGCCTTCCATGCTCACTGTCGGCGGCTATCCCGAATCCGTATCGAAAAAGTCCGCCAAACGGCGGGCAGGATGGTTCGACGCCTATCTGACGTCCATTGTGGAGCGGGACATTCGGGATATTGCCCGCATACAGGAGACAACCACCATGCTGCGCCTGTTGCGGCTGCTGGCAACGCGCACGGCCAACCAGCTCAATCAGTCGGAGCTGTCGCGAACCATACAGGTGCCGAACGCCTCTCTGGGGCGGTACATGAATCTGCTGGAAAAGGTGTTCCTGATCCACTTCCTTCCGGCATGGTCCGCCAATCTGGGCAAACGACTGGTCAAGGCTCCCAAGCTCTACATGGTGGATTGCGGCCTTGCCGCCCATCTCATGGAAGCGGATGCCGACCGCCTGACCTCCTCGCCGGAAATCGCAGGGCAGCTTCTGGAAACGTTCGTGGTCAACGAAGTGCTCAAGCACCTGACTTGGAGTCGAGTCATGGCAACCCCGTACCACTTCCGCACCCATGCGGGCCTAGAAGTGGACCTCGTCCTTGAACGCCCCTCGGGCCAGCTCGCGTGCATCGAAATCAAGCACTCCGCCCAAGTCGCCGCCAAACACTTCCGGGGCCTCAAGTCCCTCCGTGACGATCTGAACAACCGCTTCCAAATCGGCGTTGTCCTCTACACCGGCACGGAAGTCGTCCCCTTCGGCGACAGGCTGTACGCCGTACCGCTGGGGGCGTTGTGGGAATAAAATTAAAAAACGGAAATTGGCTGGTTGATTTTGGGGCCGAATTCGATGGTGCCGAGTGGGCAATTTTGATTTGTAATCAGTAGGTCAGGGGTTCAATTCCGATTCCTGGCTCCAACGGAATCAAGCGCTTATGAGTGATCATAAGCGCTTTTTTCGTGCCTTGGTATACGCCTTGGTATATAAATTAGGACAAGGGGATGCCCTAGGAGTGCCGGTGTGTATATTGAGGGGGGCTTGGATAAAATAGTATTGTGTCTCTCAATTTCATCCCAATTTCAAGGCGTTTGACGACATACTTTTATGGGAATATATAGGGTTCTAAAATTTGACATTCGGTCTAATTGTGTAATTTCGGCAAGCCATAGACCTTTGTACGTAACAAGCAAAAACGTTTGAGCATACGAAATTAAGGAAATCGCCATGAGCTATCCAAAAGGATCAGAGTGGAGAAAGTGGGATTTGCATGTCCACTCTCCTGAGTCTGCTTTTGCAAATGAGTACGAAGGGGCTACACCTGAAGAGAAGTGGGAAAAATATCTTGAATGCTTGGAACAGCTCGAAGACATAGCCGTCTTGGGTATTACAGATTATTTTTCAGCCCAAGGCTACAGCAAGGCTCAAGAATTCAAGAATGCTGGCCGTCTTAACAATGTCGAAATGCTCCTTCCCAATGTCGAGCTTCGTCTTGATCACAACACTAGGGAAGGGAATGCAATAAACATCCATGTCATTTTTCACCCAGAGGTATTAGTTCTCCTGACGGATGTATTCTTCCCGAACTTAAAATTTACCTACCGGGGAAATGAGTTCAGCTGCACTAGGGCTGATTTAATTCGTCTCGGTAGAACATACACCGGGAATCAAACCCTAGAGGAACCCGCCGCTTTTAAGCAAGGGGCAAATCAGTTCAAGGTGAGTGTCGATGATCTGAGAAAAGTATTAACAACAAACACCGATTTCTTGGGCAAATATTTGATCGTTGTCCCAAACAGCCACAGGGATGGAAATTCAGGACTGCGCGAGGGAAACTTGAAAGCTCTCAGAGAGGAGCTTTACCGATTGGCTGATTGTATTTTTTCTTCAAACCCCAAAGACAGGGAATACTTCCTAGGTAAGGGGCCTGATTCTTGCGAAAACATAATTCAAAATTATGGTGCACTAAAGCCGTGCATTCACGGTTCTGATGCTCATTCCCTGGAGAAAATCTGTGTTCCTGATGAAGACAGATTTACATGGATCAAAGCCGATCCAACCTTCGATGGATTGAAGCAAATTCTCTTCGAACCTGAAGACCGCGTGAGAATCCAAAAAGAATCTCCTGCCCTTGAATACCCCAAAGCTCACTTTAGCTCTATTCGGGCCTGTGGGAATATTTTTGCGGATGACAAGCCCTGTTTCAAGAATTCATCAATTCCTCTCAATCATAATTTGGTGACTCTGATAGGTGGCCGAGGAACGGGAAAAAGTTTGCTTCTGGATGTAATCCATCGCACATTCCATGAACCTTCAGCTTCAGGTGGGATGTCTCAGGAACGTCTCTCGCGCATCGGCAATCCCGATTTTGATATTGTCTTGACCAAAAGCGATGGCGAGGAAAGCTTATTCAGTAAAGGAGATGAAATTTTTGCCTTCGATTACCTGCATGTCAGACAAGGTGAAGTTAAGGATGTTGCTGAGAATAAAAGGGAGCTTGGGGAAGCAATTAAAAGACTGCTAGGCTTTATTCAAAACGATTCACGCTCTTCTTTGAGTAAGAATATTTCATCCCTCAATCGAGACCATGATGAACTTCAAGCCTGGCTTGAGAAGGAAAACGCTGAAGGTCAGCTCGTTAATTCTGAAGAATATCAGACGAAGCGGAAAGTCGGTCTTCAAAACTTGAAAGATACTATTACCACCGAAGAAATCAAAGAAAGGATTTCTTCGTTCAGTAGCAATTCCAGCTTAATCGGAAAGCTCAACAAGGCTAAGACCGAATCAAGTTTTATCAGTGATGAGTTGAAGGCTGCTGAACTTCGATTGAACCAACAGATATCGTCTTTGAATGCCAAGGACATTGGAATGGAGACACGTATCAACGAAGTTGATTTTTCTATGCTCCAAGATCAATTGAAGCAATACTGTGATGAGGTTGAAAACAAAACTAAGAGCCTTGAAAAAAGCAATTTGAAGATTTCAGAAGAGCTTTTGGCTAAAGGCATCAAAGGTGACATCTCCGGGCTTCTCGACAAGGTGAACGAGTACCAGCAAGGAATTGAGGATTGCGACTCAATGCTTGAAGAAATAGCCGCCTCAAAAGATAAACTGAAATCCAAATGTCAACAGCGGGTCTCTCTCGCCCAAGATGTGGTTGTTTCCATAGAAGAAGAGTTAGAGTCCTTTGAGAGAAAGTTCGCTGAGATTGTCGAAGGCCGTCCAGGAATGACTGACGAACACAAAGAAATTCTCCAAGATTTGCTCAAGAATATTGAAATTAGGGGGGAGTTGCTTTTTGACCAAGACCAGTTCTTAGAAGGGTTGAATGAGTTCTTCGACGGACGGAGGATTCGAAAGGAAACGCTGAAAGATGTCTTCTCGATTT
Above is a window of Pseudodesulfovibrio tunisiensis DNA encoding:
- a CDS encoding ABC transporter substrate-binding protein; translation: MLLFRRMVRLVLLGTLVGLFSISAHAKSFHIYIDADFSRAAASALAIERGIRTALAQEGNRMLGQPVQVIPLNHRGNSARSLANLKKVLADPRALAVFAGLHSPPLLAHRDFINRNRILVLDPWAAAGPITRPASGENWIFRLSVDDSKAGEVMVSRAVDQREFKRPALLLENTGWGKANRGTMTTSLEKRGLEAATVILFDWGIREAGARIMLRDIVRAGADVILLVANASEGKVFCTAMQDLPLAERLPIISHWGITGGDFPEVVGPFMRKKLDLEFLQTRFSFLDMGSREFPNKVFREASALFPDWQAPEDIDAPAGFVHAYDLTRILMAAAQLAGPEGDAASIRARIRQALANLDPPVQGLVKTYERPFRPYSEVDPDAHEALGSENLTFGKYGERGEIILVR
- a CDS encoding PAS domain S-box protein, translated to MRHEAKQTSISRLFMGFLALLFVLQMAIGIFVITHFIGGEMSAMLMGHVQSQLRSHQVSLENYVRDRLLLLRDYAAMPALVAGSMQPAANMASTVDFMENLSFLDESALFCLQDFAGVSIHASLGVPMLHLPEGPELASLIEGDMESLVSMVQVEQGGQEQAFWRFSVPVKYQGMPEGVLSAFVRVTLAPFLAEDNQDQRLAILGQEREVVSVGVVSPPVIRLRAETGYPGISLVQEVSRSKVEKRLSYLLGALIVALVVGAALFMLGIHLVSRKFFLIPHARLQTLTDELEREVQIRTADLQEKTQQLSLEIQDRRDAELLARETGQLLSALLEGIGAAFFIVEPHQGKIVRSNSVVRNMFGISPNDLPGDSDIHVYADQLDMESDLFCPNCIEERYSESSARHVDGHSFSVARYLVPMEIQEKPHWGILLLDITERKNLERRLGIAQKLESLGELASGVAHEINTPIQYVGDSVRFVEEAFEDVLGIMKAYDSLVRECVKDEVCQTSLTKIASLAEEADLEFIMTEVPKACGRALEGTDRVATIVRALKNFAHPGDGGRKAVDINQALENTILVAKNEWKYVAEIEKDFGDLPLVTCLAGDVNQVFLNILVNAAHAIEDVVGNSGEKGKNNDIHASGRR
- a CDS encoding sensor histidine kinase; translated protein: MVGIRDTGTGIAPENRTKVFDPFFTTKEVGKGSGQGLAIAHDIVVERHGGTLDLETEVGKGTAFIIRLPVMGENRGGES
- a CDS encoding response regulator codes for the protein MKRRILFVDDEQSVLDGFRVMLHSQRREWRCAFALSGEQGLSMIREAPFDVVIADMRMPGMDGADFLKEVERLQPATIRMILSGYSDMQLLLKSARHAHQFLSKPCSSEKLISAIRRVTGLSPILNNEAVRSIVTGLNALPVIPDLYIRITQELERPEPDLKRIAELVQRDVGMTATLMKVVNSSFFGFYRKIKDPAHAVTLLGIDALKGLVLGAHLLSKLDTSSFKGYSVEKLWEHCLQTGYFAKTIASGEGRDRQFVEDCFIAGILHDVGKLVLVTQMDGFYKPVVESVRQEGGPVVVHERRRLGVSHAEVGAYLLGLWGFKQSVVEGVFGHHGAIQDRGSLTEALVVHVANALQHELGPANSGYVFEQVHSDWLEAANTGDKLEKWREACIRYGESM
- a CDS encoding HD domain-containing phosphohydrolase, which codes for MRKGQRILFVDDEQNILDTYRSSLRKRFVVDVAPGPNLGLEKVRESGPYAVVVSDLKMPGMDGITFLRKVQDVAPDTVRVMLTGHADLGSAISAVNEGAVFRFLTKPIPLDEMIRTLESAVGQYSLVVAERELLRGTLRGCIKVLTDILSLVNPEAFGRSERVRRYAGYVAQHLHLKHGLFLDLAAMLCQLGCVTLTDTVLHKAYRGDVMSPEEEKMFRMHPAITADMLANIPRMERISRIIQQQDDALVDNPTMPVEARILKICLDYDSLRQRGLNKRDAIDVLRRREGVYDLKIVDVLERGTAGEDGFVRRELALAELRPGMILDDPLWSVDEVHLMAEGTELTETALIRIQNFMKAKRLPTKIRVLLPPSRGRGLSWKGLHEALGDFDGYAVAV
- a CDS encoding calcium/sodium antiporter — encoded protein: MFLSISAVLCGLWLLLWSADKFVDGAAGTARHFGMPPLLIGMVVVGFGTSAPEIVVSTLASLQGNPGIALGNAYGSNITNIALILGITAIVSPIAVQSRILRTELPVLSAVSLLAIWMLRDGNLSRMDAAMLLLVFGGLLIWTIRSGLRDRNDAFGNEMEQSLDARPAPIRKALFRLCIGLILLIVSSRILVWGAVTIAHAFGAGDLVIGLTIVAIGTSLPELASSIIAARKGEHDICLGNVIGSNLFNTLAVVGIAGLIHPTPVEREIVHRDMLFMTALTISLFIIGYGFGRQGRINRIEGAVLLFCYGGYLTYLLVALFQTATA
- a CDS encoding tyrosine-type recombinase/integrase gives rise to the protein MAAVKRHKTQYPGVFFIESSESATGKPERIYYIRYYKKGKSVEEKAGRQHKDNMTPAKASRIRVLRLSGKMDSNNERRDKLRKKRERLTLNRIWEAFFDYKQSNKSIRSDRYRWNRHLREDVGDKLPEEVTTSDVDAIRKKLEARGLAPATVKQALVLLKRVLNFGAKRGLCTPVDVARIYFDMPKVNNIRTEDLSEEQLERLLDVLHHEPDRTPANIMLLALFTGMRRGEIFRLEWEHVDFERGFIFIKDPKGMVDQHIPMNSSAREVLLEQLEVRRNEYVFYGRTCKPIRDMRIPFRNICDKAGLPKDFRPMHGLRHVFASTLASSGKVDMYTLQKLLTHKSPQMVQRYAHLRDEALIAASESIGDLMKRKN
- a CDS encoding ATP-binding protein; protein product: MYARNITPELLEALEDSPVLFLRGARQVGKSTLAKELLADRFPAKYVSLDNATALAAATSDPTGFIAGQPRPLIIDEVQRVPELLLAIKEDVDNNRRPGQFLLTGSANLLTLPMVNESLAGRMEIQTLWPLSHAEQVGRKTDFVHALFSGSIADFKSDEPYDLPSMLTVGGYPESVSKKSAKRRAGWFDAYLTSIVERDIRDIARIQETTTMLRLLRLLATRTANQLNQSELSRTIQVPNASLGRYMNLLEKVFLIHFLPAWSANLGKRLVKAPKLYMVDCGLAAHLMEADADRLTSSPEIAGQLLETFVVNEVLKHLTWSRVMATPYHFRTHAGLEVDLVLERPSGQLACIEIKHSAQVAAKHFRGLKSLRDDLNNRFQIGVVLYTGTEVVPFGDRLYAVPLGALWE
- a CDS encoding TrlF family AAA-like ATPase; the protein is MSYPKGSEWRKWDLHVHSPESAFANEYEGATPEEKWEKYLECLEQLEDIAVLGITDYFSAQGYSKAQEFKNAGRLNNVEMLLPNVELRLDHNTREGNAINIHVIFHPEVLVLLTDVFFPNLKFTYRGNEFSCTRADLIRLGRTYTGNQTLEEPAAFKQGANQFKVSVDDLRKVLTTNTDFLGKYLIVVPNSHRDGNSGLREGNLKALREELYRLADCIFSSNPKDREYFLGKGPDSCENIIQNYGALKPCIHGSDAHSLEKICVPDEDRFTWIKADPTFDGLKQILFEPEDRVRIQKESPALEYPKAHFSSIRACGNIFADDKPCFKNSSIPLNHNLVTLIGGRGTGKSLLLDVIHRTFHEPSASGGMSQERLSRIGNPDFDIVLTKSDGEESLFSKGDEIFAFDYLHVRQGEVKDVAENKRELGEAIKRLLGFIQNDSRSSLSKNISSLNRDHDELQAWLEKENAEGQLVNSEEYQTKRKVGLQNLKDTITTEEIKERISSFSSNSSLIGKLNKAKTESSFISDELKAAELRLNQQISSLNAKDIGMETRINEVDFSMLQDQLKQYCDEVENKTKSLEKSNLKISEELLAKGIKGDISGLLDKVNEYQQGIEDCDSMLEEIAASKDKLKSKCQQRVSLAQDVVVSIEEELESFERKFAEIVEGRPGMTDEHKEILQDLLKNIEIRGELLFDQDQFLEGLNEFFDGRRIRKETLKDVFSISSADDYFSLILNAPVLNVIQDKYQSLTEFSLDTDWFLRKNIYEFYNYLYSEDSRRRYLQVVPSIKYFGKDPQQLSVGQRGTFYICLKLATSAFLTPFVFDQPEDDLDNAFIVEELEPIFRKIKKHRQVIIVTHNANLVVNSDAEQIIIASNNDEEISYVSGSLECPEIRKEVCRILEGGETAFKKRELRYELT